CTCCACTTTTAGAAAATatctcatgcacctgttcatcAGTTACAAAGACAAAAGTGACAATCATGTAAGAGattataatatacagtatatctttgGCTGTTAGGAGACTATCCTGGAAATATTTTTTAACACTAATACAAACAATAAGTAGGTTTCAAATATACCATAATTTCAAATATTCCACTAGCTTTGTCTCTGGTTTTAAATAGCAGGTTTTAAACAGAACGCAAAAGTATACCACACTCATTCACATTACAACCCGCTCACTGCTAGAATCACAAGGCTTTGGGgaccagataaaaaaaaaaaaaaaaaaatcaaaaggcATAACAAAAGATGGAAAAACTAGCAAAACAACAAATCTTTAAGTAAAACAGAGCTCGATTTTTCCATCTTCTAGTCATAAAAGAACAATGATTATACGACATCTTTGTGTAACTACATCGAGAGCAATGCAAAAactggagtcaaattccttgtatgtgcacACATACTTGGCCAATAAGTAGTAACAGCAGTGGATCCTACCTGGTCCTCAGTGGTGTAGAAGGACAGATTCCCAACATACAAAGTGTTGCTCTGCTTCAGCAGCTTCTCCTGATCATAGCGGTTACCCTAAAAACACAAGCAACATGCAAAAACAACATCAGTAACTAAGCACCTGTAGTTACCTAATAAACCTCTATCTAACTCTGAGTGGATTGCTGTTTCAGAGATTGTTATACCACCAATGGTATCcgttatttaatgtatttaacgTATTTAATGATTTCAAATGAGCCCAGAGAACTCCAGTAAACTGCCTTGTTTAAATGCAAACTGAAAAAGATTGTGGTCAATCTAGGGGCGTAGCACacaattctgggccctgtagaaagacATTCTCTACGGGCTCCTCCCCGCTTCCACAGCTAATTTATTCTAGCATCATTTTGGACTCAAACTCTCTTCTGGCAAGAGGCTGCGgaccatcaggaccaaaacctcacccCACAAAATAGTTTTTTCTGACTGCAGTTACTAAAACCGTATTTGGCCTCATCAACAAGGTCCACGACTCCCACTGACACAGACTCCACTCCATCCTGGACTATGGACTGATTGACATTGAACCTTAATCCTACATCCTGTGCATCCCCTGCACAttccatatatttttttatttccattttgaACTTTTTGCACATCCCCCTACATTTTTGAACATCCTGCACTAACCATACAGCCTGTTTTTTCCTTGTTAATGTTGAAtagttatatgtatgtatgtatgtatgtatgtatgtatgtatgtatgtaggtatgtgttatttgtttctctatttattgtttgtttattttacattattgtttgtatgtatgcacTATCAACCATAGCAATGTGTTAGTGCTAGTTACCTGGCAATACattgatttctgattctgactaCCTGACCATCCTGACCTTTGGCACATCCTGCACAAAACCATACAGCCTTCTTTTCCTATGGTAAAACATTCATGTTGTACATATTTGTAAGGTTACCGTACCCTTTACATATTTGTTATTGTAATATTTCTGTTCTCTATATATACATTTCTAACAGAAATATGATGGTCTTGTCTGTATCAGTGCTTTGCTTTAttgttaatttcattttaatacGTCTGTGTATGCACCAATCCCCAACATGCACCACCATGTCTTACTTAACGTTAACGTTCCTTTGCGATACATCATATTCTGATTTTGAATGTACGTTAGCgttaagctactaacgttacaaACCAATTAACGTTATAAGTCCAAACGCTTGAAGCTCATACGTGCAGTACAACGCTGGACAACAAACGTTAGAGAAGTAGCCAAGTGGATACATTGTTAACTTATTAATATCAttacattaatattattattattaacgaTATCAGCTCTCCTTAATCTCTGTGCCAAATCACAGAAATCCCCTCTGAGATACTCCATACAAAGCATGAGCAGTCCGCTTTGTTGTTTGCTAACGGTTGCTAACTGTGAGCTAAAATATAAACCGTTTGACGTTACAAACCTCGGGTATTGGCGGATATTTCCCCACTTACCTTAAAATGTTGGTCTCTGTATTGACTAATGTCAACGTAAGAATCGCTAAACAACGCGTTTAATTTAACAGACATTGTGAAGAAGTCACAGATAGCCGGTACGGTACGCAGCGGTCCGCAGCTTTGCAACTGTTTCGCTTTTCCGGTTCCGGTCCATGTGCCTGTCCATCCtttaagaacttttttttttttatttttattttttttattattataagtaaAGAACAAATGTACAACGCcagtatgtacatacatacatacatatatatatatatatatatatatatatatatataaataccaGAGGTGCAtatacagaaaaaatatatgtagaaaataaataaaaaggtaaaaaaaaaagaaaactccttttacttcttctcttcttttttttttttttcttttttttaccggGAGCTTGCATCCTTAACGTTGCACTACTGCCATCTTCTGGAGTTAGTTTGCTCCTACAGTGTCCAGTATGtcagactttttgttttttacgtcAGACTTTGTTCATCAGTCTCATGCCAAACATCTTCTGCCCTGTCCACTTTGACCACACTCCAGTATGTTCTATACTCCTCTCCTGTTATCCTAAATTGTTTCATTTCTTCCAACATGTACTTTCTATATTTGAAGAGCTCTGGGTGGAACATCTTGATATCAACATCTACTTTAACTGAGTGGCGCCCCCTGTTGCTATGTTCTTGATGTACTGATTTAGTTTGACGCGCCGGTacattgaataaaaaataaaaacacgtcATGTGTTTTTTGGATCTCACTCTACAAACGCATGCTATAATAAAAATCCACTTTACAAAGCAAAAACACTTTTTGATGGAACCAAGATAGGGTTTAGACATAGATTAGACCTAATTGTGTCAGAGCCAACAAATTAACGGCACTTTTTCAGTCCTACCCACTTGCACGCATTTAATCTAATCAAGTGcttaatatttgttattttaaatgtgtggaCTGCTTATAGAACCAATGTCTAATTCTTTAGCCATTTGATTAAAATACCTCAAGTCACATGACTATTGAAGCTGGCAGCTGAACTGGGAGATGTGGTGCCACACTATTGGCTGCTGCCATTTTATGTGATTGGCTACTGACAGACTCCTCTTGTAGACTCCTCTTGTTTGACATGCCATTTTATCCCAGGTCTTATCTTTTGGATATTTTACTATTAGTTTTGGTTATTGTAttactcatatatatatatataaataaactgaaaCTGCTTTTCATAAACTTGTCTGACTCTAATCAAGACCACATGCTGACCTTATTCACACAGTATTTGCCCTTAACAGTCTGCACAATTATAAGTAGAGAAACCTTAATGACTAAGTGTTATAGTACATTTATAGGGTGTAATAACCATAACATTTCAGTGCATAAATCAGATTTCACATACAACTTTACAAGTGTAAAAAAGGGCTTTAAAGCCTGCACTTCACAACTATAGGACTAGGTCTACTATAGGTCTAGACCAGTATCAAACTTAGAACTCTCTCTTGTATTTTGTTCCACAATCAGGAGGTATTTGTCTAACAGCTAAAAtctgtaaaaataaacatatgttaaGCCAAGGAAAACTGTTAAAAACCACATGAGACTGCAATGTTTCCCGTAAATTCAACATTTTATTATCATAATACAAATATTGAAAGTGAACAAAAACATTGATCCTAATTCGTCCCCTGCCTGACTTCTGACTAAATTATGTTATGAAAAGAATGTACAAATATGAATAAACCTGCTTATAAATCACagacaattaaaaataattgttagatGAAACAGCAGGACATGACTCCATTATCAACCCACATCCAAATACTAGGTTTAGCTGTTTACTGTCAGGGCTACTCGTGTTTACCAAAGACATACACCACATCTGGTTATCATATAAAAACTTCAGaccaataaatcagagcacaataAGAGAGATAAAGATTTCCCAGATTTCCCATGTAGTCTTCATCAGAGGTCAGATGATCTCCACGTAATACTGCAGCAGCTCCTGGAACCTGATAGAAAATTATAAAATTTATGCATTTTTCAAAACATGTactgcatgtaaaaaaaaaaactgcaagtGTTTCTCAATCTTTTTTAGATTAATCTTTATGTGTCTTCCCTCACAGAGAGGTCGGGTTTATATAGTAGTAAAATGTTTTAAGTTTACCTGGTTCAGCTTTGTTGGCCTTGTTTTTAGCCACATTTCTACTTCTGTGTACTATGAGAGCAACAAAAAAGCCAGAGTTAAATTCCCTGTATATGTTTACACCTACTTTGCCATTAAATCTGATTCGAATTTACCTAATGTAAATACATTAAACAGCTACAACTGAAAATCCAGACCATAAAcagtatttaaatgaaaatgtggtttgttttctgaaaacattaaggTGCATTCTGATTTAGTACCTAATATTGATGTGTTTTCCTTTGGGTACAAATCTAGTTTGAAGAAAGACAAGTCTAGGTTTTATGTGATCTGGAGCTTACATGGTGCATGTTTCTAATTTAATTAGCATTTTATCAAACGACCTCAAAAAGGAACCTGAGGCCATGTTGTATTTCAGGAATAATTTAGGCCTACACAATGCGCAGCTAAGGAGAGGAATGGGGTTAATGTTATTACCGAGCATCTTACTATTGCATACAAAGCAGGGTAAAGCACACATTTGTAATAACTTACTTTTTGAAAGTTTGCCATCTCCTCTTCATCAAAGCTCGGCTCTCCTCTCGATGCTGAGCAGCTCCACTTCGAAGATGAGCGTCGCTCCTCCGGGGATCTTTGGGGGAGCTCCCCTGTCTCCGTAGCCCAGCTCGGCGGGGATGACCAGCTTCCTCTTCTCGCCCTCGCACATGCCCAGCAGGCCCTGGTCCCAGCCTTTGATCACCTGCCCGGTGCCCAGGGTGAAGGTGAAGGGCCTGTCACGGGGAATGCTGCTGTCAAACTCCGTGCCGTCCTCCAGCTTGCCCGTGTAGTGCATGTTCAGCACGTCTCCTTTGCGGGACTTGATAGGGCAGTTGTCCACTCGCTTCTTGATGCCGATCTGCAGCTTCTTCTTCTCGGCTCCGCTCACTGCCGCCGGGCTCAGAGACAGCACGGCCACGGCGAACAACACAATCACCTGCATGGCTGCACAGTCCACTTACAGTTTCCACGTGTTGAAGGGTTTAGTTTAGAGAGAAGACTAAGCTCAACGCTCCGTGCGCAAATTCTTGGGGGATGAATAAGGGAAATTAGTACCGAAAGCGGATATTCGTGCGATACGACCGGACGTATTCATAT
This sequence is a window from Sander lucioperca isolate FBNREF2018 chromosome 11, SLUC_FBN_1.2, whole genome shotgun sequence. Protein-coding genes within it:
- the fkbp2 gene encoding peptidyl-prolyl cis-trans isomerase FKBP2; the protein is MQVIVLFAVAVLSLSPAAVSGAEKKKLQIGIKKRVDNCPIKSRKGDVLNMHYTGKLEDGTEFDSSIPRDRPFTFTLGTGQVIKGWDQGLLGMCEGEKRKLVIPAELGYGDRGAPPKIPGGATLIFEVELLSIERRAEL